One Paracidovorax avenae ATCC 19860 genomic region harbors:
- the fusA gene encoding elongation factor G — MRNSRNHTARLRNIGVIAHVDAGKTTTTERILFYTGESHRIGEVHDGTAHMDFDPQEQKRGITIHSAAVTVHWKGTQLNLIDTPGHIDFNIEVNRSLRVLDGAVVVFDGVAGVEPQTETNWRLADRYRVPRIAFINKLDRVGADFGRVVAMMGERLGVRVVPLQIPIGSEGDFRGVVDLLSLRALIWDRDDASASYREADVPADLAEQAAHARARLVEAAVEQDEAALEAYVNGEPIVVDVLRSLLRRGVLAGAFVPALAGSAFKNRGVEPLLDAVVDYLPSPEDVAHAGHVDGRPASAADPFSALAFKVVADDHGAKVFVRVYSGRLVRGDVVLNTVTGRTERVSRLYEVHADKHIERDELVAGDIAAVVGLKDTLTGHTLSDPDHPVVLEQISVPEPVIHVAIEPRASADQQGLSKALQSLLREDPSLRLQQDADSGQTILSGMGELQLEVSIEKLSARHGVDVSVGRPQVAYRETISRRVEVNHVHKKQSGGPGQFAEVRLQFEPLPRGEGIRFESRVVGGTVPREFIPAVEAGIRRAARSSVVAGFPAVDFAATLVDGSYHERDSSALAFELAAVAAFREAFAKAGPLVLEPVMAVEVIIPAEYLGDSIGDLNRRRGVVRGQGQRGNAATIEAQVPLKEMFGYIGSLRALSSGRGQYSMQLDHYGVVPEKEMAALAR; from the coding sequence ACTTCGACCCGCAGGAGCAGAAGCGCGGCATCACCATCCACAGCGCGGCCGTCACCGTGCATTGGAAGGGCACGCAGCTCAACCTGATCGACACCCCCGGCCACATCGATTTCAACATCGAGGTGAACCGCTCGCTGCGCGTGCTCGACGGCGCGGTCGTCGTGTTCGACGGCGTGGCCGGCGTGGAGCCGCAGACCGAGACCAACTGGCGCCTGGCCGACAGGTACCGTGTGCCTCGCATCGCCTTCATCAACAAGCTCGACCGCGTGGGGGCCGATTTCGGCCGCGTAGTGGCCATGATGGGCGAGCGCCTGGGCGTGCGCGTCGTGCCGCTGCAGATTCCCATCGGTTCGGAAGGCGACTTCCGCGGCGTGGTGGACCTGCTCAGCCTGCGTGCCCTTATCTGGGACAGGGACGATGCCAGCGCTTCCTATCGTGAAGCCGACGTGCCCGCCGACCTGGCCGAGCAGGCTGCGCATGCGCGCGCCCGCCTGGTCGAAGCGGCGGTGGAGCAGGATGAAGCTGCCCTGGAGGCCTACGTGAACGGTGAGCCCATTGTCGTGGACGTGCTGCGCTCGCTCTTGCGCCGGGGTGTACTGGCGGGGGCCTTCGTTCCCGCGCTGGCGGGCTCGGCCTTCAAGAACCGCGGCGTGGAGCCTCTGCTCGATGCCGTGGTGGACTATCTGCCCTCGCCGGAAGACGTCGCGCACGCGGGCCACGTCGACGGCAGGCCGGCATCCGCGGCAGATCCGTTCTCGGCCCTGGCGTTCAAGGTCGTCGCCGACGACCATGGCGCCAAGGTGTTCGTGCGCGTTTACAGCGGCCGGCTGGTCCGGGGCGATGTGGTGCTCAACACCGTCACCGGAAGGACCGAGCGTGTATCGAGGCTGTACGAGGTGCATGCCGACAAGCACATCGAGCGCGATGAACTGGTGGCGGGCGATATTGCTGCCGTCGTCGGCCTCAAGGACACGCTCACCGGCCATACCCTGAGCGATCCGGACCATCCTGTGGTGCTGGAGCAGATCAGCGTGCCCGAACCGGTGATCCATGTGGCCATCGAGCCCCGGGCAAGCGCTGACCAGCAGGGCCTGTCGAAGGCGCTGCAGTCCCTGCTGCGCGAAGACCCGAGCCTGCGCCTGCAGCAGGATGCCGATTCCGGCCAGACCATTCTGTCCGGCATGGGCGAACTGCAGCTCGAAGTCTCGATCGAGAAGCTGAGCGCGCGCCATGGGGTCGATGTGTCGGTCGGACGTCCCCAGGTGGCCTATCGTGAAACCATTTCCCGCCGTGTGGAGGTGAACCATGTGCACAAGAAGCAATCGGGTGGTCCTGGCCAGTTCGCCGAGGTAAGGCTGCAGTTCGAGCCCCTCCCCCGGGGCGAGGGCATCCGCTTCGAGAGCCGCGTCGTTGGCGGCACCGTGCCGCGCGAGTTCATTCCCGCGGTGGAGGCCGGCATCCGCCGTGCCGCCCGCTCCAGCGTGGTGGCAGGCTTTCCCGCCGTGGACTTCGCCGCCACGCTGGTGGATGGCAGCTACCACGAGCGCGATTCATCCGCGCTGGCGTTCGAACTGGCGGCCGTGGCGGCGTTCCGCGAGGCGTTTGCCAAGGCGGGACCTCTGGTGCTGGAGCCGGTGATGGCCGTCGAAGTCATCATTCCGGCCGAGTACCTGGGTGACAGCATCGGCGACCTGAACCGCCGCCGCGGCGTCGTCCGGGGCCAGGGCCAGCGCGGCAACGCCGCCACGATCGAGGCGCAGGTGCCGCTGAAGGAAATGTTCGGCTACATCGGCAGCCTGCGCGCACTGTCGTCAGGGCGCGGGCAGTACTCGATGCAGCTGGACCACTATGGAGTGGTGCCGGAGAAGGAGATGGCCGCGTTGGCGCGGTGA
- a CDS encoding carbamoyltransferase family protein encodes MNAIAASPSSANRSTSASTESMALLHPQAFPCRSGAPEAPAYRKMNSNALILGISPQHTSSVSVTDMEGKILFAASEERFNRIKCYNSIPLDALSHVARHFDVSRIEGVAIAGGHRFRKIDFLPSDQQEKSLRNPLLLPRFLSKKDGRSEWHGVLRGLGIAAAPNWYDHHECHAASAYYACGMDDALVVTIDGGGDGLSLTISHGRQGALRRLKEFKEDASLGFFYGAVTSGLGFRIFRHEGKLTGLAAYGDQSRLYSELSDLFQISTEGGDVKIRSALVEAMFKPDFPAEHLFLAKTYASFLGGKVTLQQFRDALNNYRPGTAFRKHFGDRQYTQEDMAAAAQAVLEDSVLKLVRHYLQQTGCTNLVLAGGVVANVKLNQRLFNIEGVQNIFVAPYMGDEGLCVGAAYLHLKQHSPAFTGRTLDTMYLGPSYGIDRVEQALQQAGVHGVERIDDPSARARRIAELVAQDRVVGFFSGAMEFGPRSLGARSVLASAKQYEINDTLNKRMKRSEFMPFAPVLPHERARDVLAGKVAGSEFAAEFMTITYNVHEKYRQLAPAVVHVDGTARPQLIKKEKHPVYHDVLIHYEKLTGVPILVNTSFNMHEEPIVNTPEDAIRAFRQGCVDTLAIENFVVS; translated from the coding sequence ATGAACGCGATTGCGGCATCTCCCTCGTCTGCAAATCGCTCGACATCAGCATCTACCGAATCAATGGCGTTGTTGCACCCGCAAGCGTTCCCTTGCCGGTCGGGCGCCCCTGAAGCACCTGCTTATCGAAAAATGAACAGCAACGCACTCATCCTCGGCATTTCACCCCAGCACACGTCGTCCGTCAGCGTGACAGACATGGAAGGGAAAATCCTTTTCGCGGCATCGGAAGAACGCTTCAACCGGATCAAATGCTACAACTCGATCCCGCTGGACGCACTCTCTCATGTGGCACGGCATTTCGATGTCTCGCGCATCGAAGGCGTGGCGATCGCCGGCGGCCACCGCTTCCGCAAGATCGATTTCCTGCCTTCCGACCAGCAGGAAAAAAGCCTTCGCAACCCGCTGCTGCTTCCCCGCTTTCTTTCCAAGAAGGACGGACGCAGCGAATGGCACGGCGTCCTCAGGGGATTGGGAATAGCGGCTGCCCCGAACTGGTATGACCACCACGAATGCCACGCGGCAAGTGCGTACTACGCATGCGGCATGGATGACGCGCTGGTGGTCACCATCGATGGCGGCGGCGACGGCCTGTCGCTCACCATATCCCATGGGCGCCAGGGCGCCCTGCGCCGCCTGAAGGAATTCAAGGAGGACGCTTCCCTCGGCTTTTTCTACGGTGCCGTCACCAGCGGCCTGGGTTTTCGCATCTTCCGCCACGAAGGCAAGCTCACGGGCCTCGCCGCTTATGGCGACCAGTCCCGGCTGTATTCCGAATTGAGCGATCTCTTCCAGATCAGCACGGAGGGCGGGGACGTGAAAATCCGCTCGGCCCTGGTGGAAGCGATGTTCAAGCCGGATTTCCCCGCGGAGCACCTGTTCCTTGCCAAGACCTATGCCAGTTTCCTGGGCGGCAAGGTCACGCTGCAGCAGTTCAGGGATGCCCTCAACAACTACCGGCCGGGCACCGCGTTCCGGAAGCATTTCGGGGACCGGCAGTACACGCAGGAGGACATGGCCGCTGCAGCGCAGGCCGTGCTCGAGGACAGCGTGCTGAAGCTCGTGCGCCACTATCTCCAGCAAACCGGCTGCACGAATCTGGTGCTGGCGGGCGGGGTGGTAGCCAACGTCAAGCTGAACCAGCGCCTGTTCAACATCGAAGGCGTGCAGAACATCTTCGTGGCCCCCTACATGGGGGATGAAGGTCTGTGCGTCGGTGCGGCCTACCTTCACCTGAAGCAGCACTCTCCGGCCTTCACGGGCAGGACTCTCGACACCATGTACCTCGGTCCCTCCTACGGAATCGATCGAGTGGAGCAGGCACTGCAGCAGGCAGGGGTCCACGGGGTGGAGCGTATCGACGATCCATCGGCCCGGGCCCGCCGCATTGCGGAACTGGTCGCGCAGGACCGGGTGGTGGGATTCTTCAGCGGCGCCATGGAATTCGGGCCGCGCTCCCTGGGCGCCCGGAGCGTTCTGGCTTCCGCCAAGCAGTACGAAATCAATGACACGCTCAACAAGCGCATGAAGCGTTCCGAATTCATGCCCTTCGCTCCGGTATTGCCCCATGAGCGTGCCCGGGATGTCCTGGCAGGCAAGGTGGCCGGCTCGGAATTCGCCGCAGAGTTCATGACCATCACGTATAACGTCCATGAAAAGTACAGGCAGCTCGCCCCGGCCGTGGTGCATGTCGACGGAACAGCGCGCCCCCAGTTGATCAAGAAGGAAAAGCACCCGGTCTATCACGACGTGCTGATCCACTACGAGAAGCTGACCGGCGTTCCGATCCTGGTGAACACCAGCTTCAACATGCACGAGGAACCGATCGTGAACACGCCCGAGGATGCCATCCGGGCCTTCCGGCAAGGCTGCGTGGACACCCTTGCCATCGAGAACTTCGTCGTCTCCTGA
- a CDS encoding DUF2304 domain-containing protein produces the protein MASLQVTTALLGIGLAALILYLIRRDHLYLMHGLFWVVVACAAALLGAWPGLIDRLALVVGISYPPALLLLLACMVLLVKALHADMVNTRIERDVRRLNQRLALLEADNESLRRGSASDSSFYE, from the coding sequence ATGGCTTCACTGCAAGTAACTACCGCTCTGCTGGGCATCGGATTGGCAGCGCTGATTCTCTACCTGATTCGTAGGGACCATCTCTATCTGATGCACGGCCTCTTCTGGGTCGTCGTCGCCTGCGCTGCAGCGCTGCTGGGCGCGTGGCCGGGGCTCATCGACCGCCTGGCGCTGGTGGTGGGCATCAGCTATCCCCCGGCATTGCTCCTTCTGCTCGCCTGCATGGTTCTGCTGGTGAAGGCATTGCATGCCGACATGGTGAACACCAGGATCGAAAGGGATGTGCGCAGGCTGAACCAGCGCCTCGCCCTGCTGGAAGCCGACAACGAAAGCCTGCGCCGCGGGTCCGCATCCGATTCTTCGTTTTATGAATGA
- a CDS encoding mannose-1-phosphate guanylyltransferase/mannose-6-phosphate isomerase, producing MNDKLLAVILCGGSGTRLWPLSRETYPKQFLSLAGARTMLQETASRLDGLPAGCPVDPAPIVVCNREHRFLAASQLMAAGIGQARILLESSGRNTAPALTLAALQALADGGDPVMLAMPADHAIADLPAFQAAVACAFPHACAGAMVTFGIVPSRPETGYGYIERGAAHAPGIDRVQSFAEKPDTPRALQYMEGGRHLWNSGLFMVRASVWLKAMRHCRPDIAVACESSMEKAQRDLDFVRPDGTAFDACPSDSIDYAVMERLPAMPQLGIPACVVPMSVGWSDLGAWDAVWETLSRDGEGNARVGDVVAHDCSGALLLSSSRLVAGVGLENIMVIETPDAVLVADKRRTQDVKQIVALLRKNGHALAHNHRKMHRPWGWYDAIDSGDRFQVKRIVVNPGASLSLQKHHHRAEHWVVVKGTAEVTKGEETFLLGENESTYIPLGHVHRLANPGKVPLEIIEVQSGSYLGEDDIVRLHDTYGR from the coding sequence ATGAATGACAAACTGCTTGCCGTCATCCTGTGTGGCGGCTCTGGTACGCGCTTGTGGCCGCTGTCCCGGGAAACGTATCCCAAGCAATTCCTCTCCCTCGCGGGGGCGCGCACGATGCTCCAGGAGACGGCGTCGCGGCTTGATGGGCTTCCTGCCGGCTGTCCCGTGGATCCAGCGCCCATCGTGGTGTGCAATCGGGAGCATCGCTTCCTGGCCGCCAGCCAGTTGATGGCCGCAGGTATCGGGCAGGCCCGGATCCTTCTCGAATCTTCGGGACGAAATACGGCCCCGGCCCTTACTCTGGCCGCGCTCCAGGCGCTGGCGGACGGCGGCGATCCGGTCATGCTCGCCATGCCCGCAGACCATGCGATCGCTGACCTTCCCGCATTCCAGGCCGCCGTGGCCTGCGCTTTCCCCCATGCCTGTGCCGGGGCCATGGTCACATTCGGCATCGTGCCGAGCCGTCCCGAGACGGGTTATGGCTACATCGAGCGTGGTGCGGCGCATGCGCCCGGCATCGACCGTGTGCAGAGCTTCGCCGAGAAACCCGACACTCCGCGGGCGCTGCAATACATGGAAGGGGGACGCCATCTTTGGAACAGCGGCCTGTTCATGGTGCGCGCCAGCGTCTGGCTCAAGGCGATGCGGCATTGCAGGCCCGACATCGCCGTGGCTTGCGAATCCTCGATGGAGAAGGCCCAGCGCGACCTGGATTTCGTGCGGCCGGACGGTACGGCGTTCGATGCCTGTCCTTCGGATTCCATCGACTATGCCGTTATGGAGCGCCTTCCCGCCATGCCCCAACTGGGCATTCCGGCCTGCGTGGTGCCGATGAGCGTGGGATGGTCGGATCTCGGCGCATGGGATGCCGTATGGGAAACACTTTCGCGCGATGGCGAGGGCAACGCCCGGGTGGGGGACGTGGTCGCGCACGACTGCAGCGGCGCGCTGCTGTTGTCCAGCAGCCGGCTGGTGGCCGGCGTGGGTCTGGAAAACATCATGGTCATCGAAACGCCTGATGCAGTTCTGGTGGCCGACAAGCGGCGCACCCAGGACGTCAAGCAGATCGTCGCGCTGCTGCGCAAGAACGGGCATGCCCTTGCGCACAACCATCGAAAGATGCACCGGCCATGGGGGTGGTACGACGCCATCGACAGTGGCGATCGTTTCCAGGTCAAGCGCATCGTCGTCAACCCGGGGGCCAGCCTGAGCCTGCAGAAGCACCACCACCGCGCGGAGCACTGGGTGGTGGTGAAGGGAACGGCTGAAGTCACCAAGGGCGAAGAAACCTTCCTGCTCGGCGAGAACGAATCCACCTACATTCCGCTGGGTCACGTGCATCGCCTCGCCAACCCTGGCAAGGTGCCCCTCGAGATCATCGAGGTGCAATCGGGCAGCTACCTGGGGGAGGACGACATCGTCCGCCTCCACGACACATACGGCCGTTGA
- a CDS encoding glycosyltransferase family 2 protein has protein sequence MKKIAIVVPVFCEEKNIANLHRRTASAVEKIPDISVEFIFVNDGSSDRSMDVLREMAAAHDNIKVIDFSRNFGKEVALTAGVHSTDADAVICMDADLQHPPELIPTLVETWRSSGADIVATIRTGIDKQPLLRRIGSHGYYWLMSKISGLDMVSQTTDFRLFDRKVVDAFRTVTDRQPMFRGIMDWMGFRKVYVEFHAGAREAGVPGYSYMRLMKMAVSSITSFSLFPLRLIGYIGAFITLLSGGLLAWMLTSYFLSEQHAYTPLAIVVVANTFFIGLVLMAMGLMSLYIGAIHTEAIHRPVYIIRERLNFESGSADER, from the coding sequence ATGAAAAAAATAGCGATCGTGGTGCCGGTGTTCTGCGAGGAAAAGAACATCGCCAATCTCCACAGAAGAACGGCCAGTGCGGTGGAGAAGATTCCCGACATCTCGGTGGAATTCATCTTCGTGAACGACGGCAGCTCCGATCGTTCCATGGATGTCCTTCGGGAAATGGCCGCGGCCCACGACAACATCAAGGTGATCGATTTCTCCCGCAACTTCGGCAAGGAAGTGGCGCTCACGGCCGGGGTGCATTCCACGGATGCGGATGCGGTGATCTGCATGGACGCCGATCTGCAGCACCCTCCCGAACTGATTCCCACACTGGTGGAGACCTGGCGGAGCAGCGGGGCGGACATCGTCGCCACGATCCGGACCGGCATCGACAAGCAGCCGCTGCTGCGCCGGATCGGCTCGCATGGCTACTACTGGCTGATGTCCAAGATCTCCGGGCTGGACATGGTGTCGCAAACCACCGACTTCCGGCTGTTCGACCGCAAGGTGGTGGATGCATTCCGGACCGTGACGGACCGCCAGCCGATGTTCCGGGGAATCATGGACTGGATGGGTTTCCGCAAGGTGTACGTCGAATTCCATGCCGGCGCGCGCGAGGCCGGCGTGCCCGGCTATTCGTACATGCGCCTGATGAAGATGGCGGTATCCAGCATCACCTCGTTTTCGCTGTTTCCCCTGCGGCTGATCGGATACATCGGTGCTTTCATCACGCTGCTCAGCGGGGGATTGCTGGCCTGGATGCTGACGTCCTATTTCCTGTCCGAGCAGCATGCCTATACACCGCTGGCCATCGTGGTGGTGGCGAACACTTTCTTCATCGGCCTCGTCCTCATGGCGATGGGGTTGATGTCCCTCTACATCGGCGCCATCCATACCGAGGCGATCCACCGGCCCGTCTACATCATCCGGGAGCGGCTGAATTTCGAGAGCGGGTCTGCCGATGAGCGCTAG
- a CDS encoding glycosyltransferase family 2 protein codes for MTDNLPLITVVIATFNSTRLLPMVIGALRKQTYPGDRIEILAVDGGSTDATRELAQSLGCRVIDNPLTEPVHAKFLGFQAARGKYLVYLDHDEEIVNPEAFEQIVATFREFPQVRTIDSSGYINPPGYPLVNEYINEFGEPFSFFMYRQSRGMGFHLPAVRRKARMVAETGHACVFAAGEANRDLFIENLAAGVVTDIEYVKAHRLIERPQDLCHLFFLLNGRGESFAVARNNPLRHYSGDTWSKFLAKIRWRIKNNIFHTDGVGAAGFTGRQSFQPRGLALRKYLFLPYAFSVVLPLADGIWLAITRRQVLYLSHPLLTLYTAWKICYYMALKVAGHIPAMRSYDEKSVIGRK; via the coding sequence ATGACTGACAACCTGCCGCTCATTACGGTGGTCATCGCCACGTTCAACTCCACCAGGCTCCTGCCGATGGTGATCGGGGCACTGCGCAAGCAGACCTATCCCGGCGATCGCATCGAGATCCTGGCCGTGGATGGCGGATCGACGGACGCGACCAGGGAGCTGGCGCAGAGTCTCGGGTGCAGGGTCATCGACAATCCGCTGACGGAACCCGTGCATGCGAAGTTCCTTGGATTCCAGGCGGCCCGGGGCAAGTATCTGGTGTATCTGGACCATGACGAGGAAATCGTCAATCCGGAGGCATTCGAACAGATCGTGGCGACGTTCCGGGAATTTCCGCAGGTGCGGACCATCGACAGTTCGGGATACATCAATCCGCCCGGATATCCCCTCGTCAACGAGTACATCAACGAGTTCGGGGAGCCTTTCTCGTTCTTCATGTACCGGCAGTCGAGGGGAATGGGGTTCCACCTGCCGGCGGTCCGCAGGAAAGCCCGCATGGTCGCGGAGACCGGGCATGCCTGCGTATTTGCGGCAGGGGAGGCCAACAGGGACCTGTTCATCGAGAACCTGGCTGCGGGCGTGGTGACGGACATCGAATACGTCAAAGCCCATCGCCTGATCGAGCGGCCGCAGGATCTTTGCCACCTGTTCTTCCTGCTGAATGGCAGAGGAGAGTCCTTCGCCGTGGCCAGGAACAATCCGCTGCGCCATTATTCCGGCGATACATGGTCCAAGTTCCTGGCCAAGATACGCTGGAGGATCAAGAACAACATCTTCCACACGGACGGCGTGGGAGCCGCCGGCTTCACGGGGCGGCAGTCGTTCCAGCCGCGCGGCCTTGCGCTGCGCAAGTACCTGTTCCTGCCCTATGCGTTTTCTGTCGTGCTGCCGCTGGCCGACGGAATATGGCTGGCCATCACCCGCCGCCAGGTGCTCTATCTCTCCCATCCGCTGCTGACGCTCTATACGGCCTGGAAGATATGCTATTACATGGCCCTGAAAGTCGCCGGCCATATTCCTGCCATGAGGAGCTACGATGAAAAATCCGTCATCGGGAGGAAGTGA
- a CDS encoding GNAT family N-acetyltransferase gives MLFSPLDSQRFSRRIGKTNISDAQEADTALAAAEAEKLELLIARCPADAVRALHAMEERGFRLMDTLVYLRRSVDAGNLDDPPRSVRQASVADAAAVEGVARGAFRGYVGHYHSDARLDGHAADQIYPDWARRAVEEPGVADSVLVYEDEASRICGFAAMRRLDDARCDGMLFAVDPGFQKRGIFGALLRASLAWAAANGYAQMEYSTHLRNAGALRGVAGHGFYIYKAVHTFHCWIKAQ, from the coding sequence ATGCTGTTCTCACCGCTCGACAGCCAACGGTTTTCCAGAAGGATCGGGAAAACCAATATCTCCGATGCCCAGGAGGCGGACACGGCGCTGGCGGCGGCCGAGGCGGAAAAGCTCGAGCTCCTCATCGCGAGGTGCCCCGCCGATGCGGTCCGCGCATTGCATGCCATGGAAGAGCGGGGCTTCCGGTTGATGGACACCCTGGTCTATCTCCGCCGGTCCGTCGATGCCGGCAACCTGGACGATCCGCCCAGGTCCGTGCGGCAGGCCTCCGTCGCGGATGCTGCAGCCGTAGAGGGCGTGGCGCGCGGGGCGTTTCGCGGGTACGTGGGCCATTATCATTCCGACGCCCGGCTGGACGGGCATGCTGCCGACCAGATCTACCCGGACTGGGCCCGCAGGGCCGTCGAGGAACCTGGCGTCGCCGACAGCGTGCTCGTGTACGAGGACGAGGCTTCCCGCATCTGTGGTTTCGCGGCCATGCGCCGCCTGGATGACGCGCGTTGCGACGGGATGCTTTTCGCCGTGGACCCTGGTTTCCAGAAGCGCGGAATCTTCGGGGCCTTGCTGCGGGCGTCCCTTGCGTGGGCGGCCGCAAACGGCTATGCGCAGATGGAATATTCCACCCATCTGCGCAATGCCGGTGCTTTGCGGGGCGTGGCAGGACACGGGTTTTACATCTACAAGGCAGTGCATACGTTCCACTGCTGGATCAAGGCGCAGTAA